One genomic region from Stackebrandtia nassauensis DSM 44728 encodes:
- a CDS encoding M23 family metallopeptidase produces the protein MRTMLWSAAVFTAALLLTGTAIANPGSEPSKAERELAEAEATLEGATEDAREAGRELAEAENRLPGARDRVDEARGAVAAAEVLAEEAARDAEDARQEHHEAEGDFDTAQSGVEESRDDLGDMAAQIYQRDGLVAFNEALKSKDLFDAVDRMSFANEFVRRQNNAVEEVVKARQDARVAENEAEQARDDAEAAEAAAAEALDEAEAEAERAEDAEAELDGLIDTKSEALRVAKREKDASLDQYEEAKAASERVADKLRDTGSGDSSPPSSSSGGGGGGFLMPVNGWKSSDFGNRYDPYYKVWQLHAGTDFAAPGGAPIYAVDSGSVVQAGWNGGYGNYTCVYHGDNVSTCYGHQSSIGVSPGQHVSRGQRIGSVGTTGASTGNHLHFEVRVNGSPVQPLGWLPSCLC, from the coding sequence ATGAGGACCATGCTTTGGAGTGCGGCGGTGTTCACCGCCGCACTCCTTCTCACAGGCACGGCCATCGCGAACCCCGGTAGCGAACCCAGTAAGGCCGAGCGCGAACTGGCCGAAGCCGAGGCGACCCTCGAAGGCGCCACAGAGGACGCCCGCGAGGCGGGCCGCGAACTCGCCGAGGCCGAGAACCGGCTCCCCGGTGCCCGCGACCGTGTCGACGAGGCGCGGGGCGCGGTGGCCGCCGCCGAGGTGCTCGCCGAGGAGGCCGCGCGCGACGCCGAGGACGCCCGTCAGGAGCACCACGAGGCCGAGGGTGACTTCGACACCGCCCAGTCCGGTGTAGAGGAGTCCAGGGACGATCTGGGCGACATGGCGGCCCAGATCTATCAGCGCGACGGCCTGGTCGCCTTCAACGAGGCCCTCAAGTCCAAGGACCTGTTCGACGCGGTCGACCGGATGTCCTTCGCCAACGAGTTCGTCCGCCGCCAGAACAACGCGGTCGAGGAGGTCGTCAAGGCCCGCCAGGACGCCCGCGTCGCCGAGAACGAGGCCGAACAGGCCCGCGACGACGCCGAGGCCGCCGAGGCCGCGGCAGCCGAGGCCCTCGACGAGGCCGAGGCCGAAGCCGAACGCGCCGAGGACGCCGAGGCCGAACTCGACGGTCTCATCGACACCAAGTCCGAGGCGCTGCGCGTCGCCAAACGCGAGAAGGACGCCAGCCTCGACCAGTACGAGGAGGCCAAGGCCGCCAGCGAACGCGTCGCCGACAAACTGCGCGACACCGGTTCTGGCGACTCCTCACCCCCGTCGTCGTCCTCGGGAGGCGGTGGTGGCGGCTTCCTGATGCCTGTCAACGGCTGGAAGTCCAGTGACTTCGGCAACCGCTACGACCCGTACTACAAGGTCTGGCAGCTCCACGCGGGCACCGACTTCGCGGCCCCCGGCGGGGCACCCATCTACGCCGTGGACTCCGGCTCGGTCGTCCAGGCGGGCTGGAATGGCGGCTACGGCAACTACACCTGCGTCTACCACGGCGACAACGTGTCCACCTGCTACGGTCACCAATCCTCCATAGGGGTGTCTCCAGGCCAGCACGTCTCGCGCGGCCAGCGCATCGGCAGCGTCGGCACCACCGGCGCCTCCACGGGCAACCACCTCCACTTCGAGGTCCGCGTCAACGGTTCACCCGTCCAGCCGCTGGGCTGGCTGCCGTCCTGTCTGTGCTGA
- a CDS encoding DUF2017 domain-containing protein, which yields MAGYFEPLSGGGATILLGQVEISVLHGYATQLLDLLGPGQEPAHGDAEALLASVFTDQPDEPPTDPVLARLFPDAYDDPDRPPDDETRAASAEFRRYTESDMRARKRGDILTLIRCLETLTPSEPDGTELRLNEDECRQWLGALNDLRLALGTRLDITGDHDSEAFLQLPDSDPRKPSAMVYLWLSGLQETLIDSLTGSTDN from the coding sequence ATGGCGGGTTACTTCGAGCCGTTGTCCGGCGGCGGCGCCACCATCCTGCTGGGCCAGGTCGAGATCTCCGTCCTGCACGGCTACGCCACCCAGCTCCTCGACCTGCTCGGCCCCGGCCAGGAACCGGCCCACGGTGACGCCGAGGCCCTGCTGGCCTCCGTCTTCACCGACCAACCCGACGAACCACCCACCGACCCGGTACTGGCCCGCCTCTTCCCCGACGCCTACGACGACCCCGACCGTCCCCCCGACGACGAGACCCGCGCGGCGTCCGCCGAGTTCCGCCGCTACACCGAATCCGACATGCGCGCCCGCAAACGCGGCGACATCCTCACCCTCATCCGCTGCCTGGAGACCCTGACCCCCTCCGAACCCGACGGCACCGAACTGCGATTGAACGAGGACGAGTGCCGCCAATGGCTGGGCGCCCTCAACGATCTGCGCCTCGCCCTCGGCACCCGCCTCGACATCACCGGCGACCACGACAGCGAGGCATTCCTGCAACTCCCCGACTCCGACCCCCGCAAACCCAGCGCGATGGTCTACCTGTGGCTGAGCGGCCTCCAGGAAACCCTCATCGATTCCCTCACCGGCTCCACCGACAACTGA
- a CDS encoding Fur family transcriptional regulator: MDSEQLLRQNGLRVTRQRLAVLAVLGEGGHPTVDEIVQRARKRVGSLSTQAVYNVLTMLDDAGLARRIEPAGSNARFEARVGDNHHHLVCRDCGQVEDVDCAVGEVPCLAAADSHGFVIDEAEVIYWGRCPRCAAALSS, encoded by the coding sequence GTGGACTCAGAGCAACTACTCCGTCAGAACGGGCTGCGAGTCACCAGACAGCGGTTGGCGGTGCTTGCGGTGCTCGGCGAGGGGGGACACCCCACCGTCGACGAGATCGTGCAGCGCGCCCGGAAACGGGTCGGCTCTTTGTCCACTCAGGCGGTTTACAACGTGTTGACCATGCTTGACGACGCCGGGCTGGCGCGACGTATCGAACCGGCCGGCAGCAACGCCCGCTTCGAGGCACGCGTGGGTGACAACCACCATCACCTCGTGTGCCGCGACTGCGGGCAGGTCGAGGACGTCGACTGTGCGGTCGGTGAGGTGCCCTGTCTGGCCGCCGCCGACTCACACGGGTTCGTCATTGACGAGGCCGAGGTCATCTACTGGGGTCGGTGCCCCAGATGCGCGGCCGCGCTTAGTTCCTGA
- a CDS encoding LysR family transcriptional regulator: MEIRQLEYFTAVADTGGFGRAATSLHIVQAAVSQQIRRLERELGVRLFDRSTRHVRLTDAGRRLLPEARAVLAAVERTRRLAADLAAGDSGLLRLGIGRAYDAGTYRVVAAATSAGSGPRVETHRTTLDERLSGVREGTLDAAVVRVQDSAPGLEFTPLWTDPLYVAAPTDVIPPTRDSVRLTDLSALPLRMAPRQNNPAFHDLILDACRRGGFDPVPGPAFTTLLETLHDIAGGEPSWTVFYPLDKPPAVPGVTLHRLSDVTTDVNLVTRPGPATPAIRHLLAAVRETTG; encoded by the coding sequence GTGGAAATCCGGCAACTCGAGTACTTCACCGCCGTGGCCGACACCGGCGGCTTCGGCCGGGCCGCGACCAGCCTCCACATCGTCCAAGCGGCGGTGAGCCAGCAGATCCGCAGGCTGGAGCGCGAACTCGGCGTCCGGCTGTTCGACCGCTCCACCCGGCACGTCCGCCTCACCGACGCCGGTCGACGGCTCCTACCCGAGGCCCGCGCGGTACTGGCGGCCGTCGAACGCACCCGCCGTCTGGCCGCCGACCTGGCCGCCGGTGACAGCGGCCTGCTGCGGCTGGGCATCGGCCGCGCCTACGACGCCGGGACCTACCGGGTCGTTGCCGCCGCGACCTCCGCCGGGTCCGGACCGCGCGTCGAGACCCACCGCACCACACTCGACGAACGGCTGTCCGGGGTGCGCGAAGGCACCCTCGACGCCGCCGTCGTGCGGGTACAGGACAGCGCCCCCGGGCTGGAGTTCACCCCGCTGTGGACCGACCCGCTCTACGTCGCGGCTCCCACCGACGTCATACCTCCCACACGCGACTCCGTCCGGCTGACCGATCTGTCCGCGCTGCCGCTTCGCATGGCGCCCAGACAGAACAACCCCGCCTTCCACGACCTGATCCTCGACGCCTGCCGACGCGGCGGCTTCGACCCCGTCCCGGGCCCGGCGTTCACGACACTGCTGGAGACGCTGCACGACATCGCGGGCGGCGAACCGTCCTGGACGGTCTTCTACCCGCTGGACAAACCACCGGCGGTCCCCGGCGTGACACTGCACCGACTGTCCGATGTGACCACCGACGTCAACCTCGTCACCAGGCCCGGCCCCGCCACCCCGGCGATCCGGCACCTGCTCGCGGCGGTGCGCGAAACCACCGGCTGA
- the smpB gene encoding SsrA-binding protein SmpB, producing the protein MVKEKGHKLITSNRKARHDYTILDTYEAGIVLTGTEVKSLRNGRASLADAYADLHNGELRIHGIHIAEYDNGSWTNHPPRRIRKLLLHRAEIDKLVGKLTESGLTLVPLSLYFRDGWAKVEIGLARGKKSYDKRQDLAKRDSDREIERALHRRAKGLPD; encoded by the coding sequence ATGGTCAAGGAGAAGGGGCACAAACTCATCACTTCCAACCGGAAGGCACGGCACGACTACACCATCCTCGACACCTACGAGGCGGGCATCGTGCTGACCGGCACCGAAGTGAAATCACTGCGCAACGGCCGCGCCTCCCTCGCCGACGCCTACGCCGACCTCCACAACGGCGAACTGCGCATCCACGGCATCCACATCGCCGAGTACGACAACGGCTCCTGGACCAACCACCCGCCGCGCCGGATCCGCAAACTCCTGCTCCACCGCGCCGAGATCGACAAACTCGTCGGCAAGCTCACCGAGTCCGGCCTCACCCTCGTCCCGCTGTCCCTCTACTTCCGCGACGGCTGGGCCAAGGTCGAGATCGGTCTCGCCCGAGGCAAGAAGTCCTACGACAAACGCCAGGACCTGGCAAAACGCGATTCCGACCGCGAGATCGAACGCGCCCTCCACCGCCGCGCCAAGGGCCTGCCCGACTGA
- a CDS encoding Lrp/AsnC family transcriptional regulator, translating into MPGISKKKLNNTFGERDALLDPVNLRLLAALHADPRISMTQLAKQVSMSAPAVTERVQRMQRTGIIVGFHMDVDPAALGMPVTALVRIKPGPAQLPKLIEAVQKMPQVTECHRITGEDCLFVKVHVPSIARLDETLDQFLLYGQTTTSIIQSTPVPPRPLPVTHD; encoded by the coding sequence TTGCCTGGAATATCAAAGAAAAAACTCAACAACACCTTCGGTGAACGCGATGCCCTCCTGGACCCCGTCAATCTGCGCCTGCTGGCGGCCCTGCACGCGGACCCCCGCATCTCCATGACCCAACTGGCCAAACAGGTCTCCATGTCCGCCCCGGCGGTCACCGAACGCGTCCAGCGCATGCAACGCACCGGCATCATCGTCGGCTTCCACATGGACGTCGACCCCGCCGCCCTGGGCATGCCCGTCACCGCCCTGGTCCGCATCAAACCCGGCCCCGCGCAACTCCCCAAACTCATCGAAGCCGTCCAGAAGATGCCCCAGGTAACCGAATGCCACCGCATCACCGGCGAGGACTGCCTGTTCGTCAAGGTCCACGTCCCCTCCATCGCCCGCCTCGACGAAACCCTCGACCAGTTCCTCCTCTACGGACAGACGACCACCTCGATCATCCAGTCCACCCCCGTCCCACCCCGCCCCCTCCCCGTCACCCACGACTGA
- a CDS encoding cupin domain-containing protein yields the protein MSRKPVVVNIADAEVLEGGNPMNLLADADVSDGAFSISSGTITAGADNARPHFHRRSWEVFCVVDGTLELLLDDEIVRVEAGGIAAVPPGVTHAFGATPQADVSALVFITPGVRRFDYFRLLPAILRGEIPKAELDDMHHRFDVHFVDSTLWDAHRGR from the coding sequence ATGTCGAGGAAACCAGTGGTCGTGAACATCGCCGACGCCGAGGTGCTGGAAGGGGGCAACCCCATGAACCTGCTGGCCGACGCCGACGTCAGCGACGGTGCCTTCAGCATCAGTTCCGGCACCATCACGGCGGGCGCCGACAACGCCCGGCCGCACTTTCACCGGCGCTCCTGGGAGGTGTTCTGCGTCGTGGACGGGACGCTGGAGCTGCTGCTGGACGACGAGATAGTGAGGGTGGAGGCGGGTGGGATCGCGGCGGTGCCGCCCGGCGTGACGCACGCTTTCGGGGCCACGCCACAGGCGGACGTGTCGGCGCTGGTGTTCATCACGCCGGGCGTGCGGCGGTTCGACTACTTCCGGCTGCTGCCCGCGATCCTGCGCGGCGAGATCCCGAAGGCCGAGCTCGATGACATGCATCACCGTTTCGATGTTCACTTCGTCGACAGCACGCTGTGGGATGCTCATCGCGGACGGTGA
- a CDS encoding AfsR/SARP family transcriptional regulator, producing MEFRVLGAVEAVADGVTVDIGPASRRAVLAILLVEVGRVVSVEQLIDRLWRDAPPRGARDSLYSYLSRLRSGLGDGLIRRRSGGYVVTVDPVSVDLHRFRKLVGEARRSTGDDESAELFEAALRLWRGEAFEGLDVPWLHRVADGLAAERFAAELDRNDVQLRRGWHGSLLPQLEERVASHPLDERLAGQLMLARYRSGRQAEALEYFHALRHRLVRELGSEPGPELERLHQRILKSESSLDVRRDGDGASVAVPRQLPAPRRGFVGRTAEMAALDRASDDGQTLWVVAGPGGIGKTWLAVQWGHERRERFPDGQLHVNLRGFDPAEAPLDPELAIRGLLVALGVESQAMPPGLEAKSALYRSLLAGKRMLVVLDNARDTQQVLPLLPGGTSGTTIVTSRADLPALVTTHEALHVGLRPLDDPDAYRTLAKRMGTERIDAEPEAVAELVAHCAGLPLALGILGVRAAIDPELSLAVLARQLREARLDTLDSGELSASVRVVFDSSMSVLSSDAGVLLCLLGIAPGDDVAVAAAASLAGIGLSRAGELLRELEIAHLVDETVPGRFRLHDLTKTYAGERAAELVPEADRVEALGRLVDHYLHAAFASERLLNPGRPVLELDEMRGGAVVTDPETASEARGWFDDELSNVIAIQRYAADSGWDVPGWKLAWTMDTYLYSRGLGQLWSQSWRVALECAEHSGDAAVTIVCHRRLGSVYSFERRDADSIHHLRQALVLGESSGDLIEQGHAHNNLALTYSRLSEFAKVVEHAERAVVLYREAEYPASEISALNILGWALLKLNDFGRARAYVETALETCHRSGERMLLGRVHSTLAEVSQAEGDLEAALRQCRLAISLYADKDNAELIEVLEFTGDVLRDLGQLREAREEWLRARDLASSLGQDSQAESIEAKLASLPTATTTPG from the coding sequence ATGGAGTTTCGAGTCCTGGGTGCCGTCGAGGCGGTCGCCGACGGGGTGACCGTCGATATTGGACCTGCTTCTCGGCGTGCGGTGTTGGCGATTCTGCTGGTCGAGGTGGGCCGGGTGGTTTCGGTGGAGCAGCTGATCGACCGGCTGTGGCGGGACGCGCCGCCCCGCGGGGCCCGGGACAGTCTGTACAGCTACCTGTCGCGGTTGCGGTCCGGCTTGGGGGACGGGCTGATCCGGCGGCGCTCGGGCGGGTATGTGGTGACGGTCGATCCGGTGAGCGTGGACCTGCATCGGTTTCGGAAACTGGTGGGGGAGGCTCGACGGTCTACTGGGGATGATGAATCGGCGGAGCTGTTCGAAGCGGCCTTGCGACTGTGGCGCGGGGAGGCGTTCGAAGGGCTGGACGTGCCGTGGCTGCATCGGGTCGCCGACGGGCTCGCCGCGGAGCGGTTCGCGGCGGAGCTGGATCGCAATGACGTGCAGTTGCGGCGCGGATGGCACGGGAGTCTGTTGCCGCAGCTGGAGGAGCGGGTGGCGTCGCATCCGTTGGACGAGCGGCTGGCGGGGCAGCTCATGCTGGCGCGGTACCGGTCGGGGCGGCAGGCCGAGGCGTTGGAGTACTTCCACGCGTTGCGGCATCGCTTGGTGCGGGAACTGGGCAGTGAGCCCGGGCCCGAGCTGGAGCGGTTGCATCAGCGGATCCTGAAATCCGAGTCGAGTCTGGACGTTCGGCGGGACGGTGACGGGGCGAGTGTCGCGGTGCCGCGGCAGCTGCCCGCGCCGCGTCGGGGTTTCGTGGGGCGAACGGCGGAGATGGCGGCGCTGGACAGGGCCAGCGACGACGGCCAGACCTTGTGGGTGGTGGCGGGACCCGGCGGGATCGGGAAGACCTGGCTGGCCGTCCAATGGGGGCACGAGCGGCGGGAACGGTTTCCGGACGGCCAGTTGCACGTGAACCTGCGTGGGTTCGATCCGGCCGAGGCGCCGTTGGATCCGGAGTTGGCGATTCGGGGCTTGCTGGTCGCGCTGGGGGTGGAGTCGCAGGCGATGCCGCCGGGCTTGGAGGCCAAGTCGGCGTTGTACCGGAGTTTGCTGGCGGGCAAGCGGATGCTCGTCGTCCTGGACAACGCCCGGGACACGCAGCAGGTGCTGCCGCTGTTGCCCGGCGGGACCTCGGGTACGACGATCGTGACAAGCCGGGCGGACCTGCCCGCTTTGGTGACGACGCATGAGGCGCTGCACGTGGGATTGCGGCCGTTGGACGATCCGGACGCGTACCGGACCTTGGCCAAGCGGATGGGGACGGAGCGGATCGACGCTGAGCCGGAGGCGGTGGCGGAGCTTGTCGCGCATTGTGCGGGGTTGCCGTTGGCGTTGGGGATCCTGGGGGTTCGCGCGGCGATCGATCCGGAGTTGTCATTGGCGGTGTTGGCCAGGCAGCTGCGGGAGGCGCGACTGGATACTTTGGATTCGGGGGAGTTGTCGGCCAGTGTGCGGGTGGTTTTCGACAGCTCGATGAGCGTGCTGAGTTCGGATGCGGGGGTGTTGTTGTGTTTGCTGGGGATCGCGCCGGGGGATGATGTCGCGGTGGCCGCTGCGGCGAGCTTGGCGGGTATCGGGCTGTCGCGGGCCGGGGAACTGTTGCGGGAGCTGGAGATCGCGCATTTGGTCGACGAGACTGTTCCGGGGCGGTTTCGGTTGCATGATCTGACTAAGACGTATGCGGGTGAGCGGGCGGCGGAGCTGGTGCCGGAAGCCGATCGTGTTGAGGCGTTGGGGCGGTTGGTGGACCACTACCTGCACGCCGCGTTCGCGAGCGAGCGGCTGCTCAACCCGGGACGGCCCGTCCTGGAACTCGATGAGATGCGCGGCGGGGCTGTCGTGACGGACCCGGAAACCGCTTCGGAGGCGCGGGGCTGGTTCGACGACGAACTGTCCAATGTGATCGCGATTCAGCGGTACGCGGCCGACAGCGGCTGGGACGTCCCGGGATGGAAACTCGCCTGGACGATGGACACCTATCTGTACTCACGCGGGTTGGGACAGCTGTGGTCGCAGAGCTGGCGCGTCGCGCTGGAATGCGCGGAGCACAGCGGCGATGCGGCGGTGACGATCGTGTGCCATCGTCGGCTTGGCAGTGTGTACTCCTTCGAGCGACGTGACGCCGACTCGATCCACCATCTTCGGCAAGCTTTGGTCCTGGGGGAGTCGAGCGGGGATCTGATCGAGCAAGGTCACGCCCACAACAACCTGGCCCTCACCTACAGCCGATTGTCCGAATTCGCCAAGGTGGTCGAGCACGCCGAACGCGCGGTCGTGCTGTACCGCGAGGCCGAATACCCGGCGTCGGAGATCTCCGCGCTGAACATCCTGGGCTGGGCCCTGTTGAAGCTCAACGACTTCGGCCGCGCCAGGGCTTACGTGGAAACGGCGCTGGAGACCTGTCACCGGAGCGGTGAACGCATGTTGCTGGGACGCGTCCACTCGACCCTCGCGGAGGTCTCGCAAGCGGAAGGCGACCTCGAAGCTGCGCTGCGGCAATGCCGTCTGGCGATTTCGCTCTACGCCGACAAGGACAATGCCGAGCTGATCGAGGTTCTCGAATTCACGGGTGACGTGTTGCGTGACCTGGGACAGCTTCGCGAAGCGCGGGAAGAGTGGCTTCGGGCCCGTGACCTGGCTAGCTCGCTGGGCCAGGACAGTCAGGCCGAATCCATCGAAGCCAAACTGGCCTCACTCCCCACCGCGACTACCACCCCGGGCTAA
- the clpS gene encoding ATP-dependent Clp protease adapter ClpS: MGQVSAQPSPTFTRRLPRCVLGVSAKVARPETVTDAAETPEADAPWVTIVRNDPVNLMSYVSYVFQSYFGYTRPKAEELMLDVHNKGLAVVSSGNREEMERDVQAMHGYGLWASMRQDR; this comes from the coding sequence ATGGGGCAGGTGAGCGCACAGCCATCACCCACGTTCACTCGCCGACTCCCCCGATGCGTCCTGGGCGTCTCGGCCAAGGTCGCGCGTCCTGAAACGGTCACCGACGCCGCCGAGACCCCCGAAGCCGACGCCCCCTGGGTCACGATCGTCCGCAACGACCCCGTGAACCTGATGAGCTACGTGTCCTACGTCTTCCAGTCCTACTTCGGCTACACCCGCCCCAAAGCCGAGGAGCTCATGCTCGACGTCCACAACAAGGGCCTGGCGGTGGTCTCGTCCGGCAACCGCGAGGAGATGGAGCGTGATGTGCAGGCCATGCACGGGTACGGGCTGTGGGCGAGCATGCGGCAGGACCGCTGA
- a CDS encoding EamA family transporter, with protein MGLGVEAATRNWTDRVPVPAFLGASAFFHYFGPSIAVLLFAFVDVMGVAWLRIASAAVVLAVWRRPWRLVRVLGARQWVGLVGLGVVLAAMNSTFYLAIERLPLSTVGAIEFLGVIGVAAFGVRDRRNLAALVLAVGGVAALVEVRVVDAPLGFGFAFANCVLFVGYVVVGHRVANAGGIGVADRLAVAMVVAAVVATPFGVGEAVPALLDPGLLGAGVAAGVCSSVIPYLCDQVVMARVSRPSFATMLCLLPASATVVGLVVLVQWPSVVELLGVGLVVVGVALHRPGS; from the coding sequence ATGGGACTAGGTGTTGAGGCGGCGACGCGAAACTGGACCGATCGGGTGCCGGTGCCCGCGTTCTTGGGGGCCAGCGCGTTCTTTCACTATTTTGGGCCGTCCATAGCGGTGCTGTTGTTCGCCTTTGTGGATGTCATGGGGGTGGCGTGGCTGCGGATCGCCAGTGCGGCCGTGGTTTTGGCGGTGTGGCGGCGGCCTTGGCGGTTGGTGCGGGTGTTGGGTGCCCGGCAGTGGGTGGGGCTGGTCGGGTTGGGGGTCGTGTTGGCCGCTATGAATTCGACGTTCTATCTGGCGATTGAGCGATTGCCGTTGTCGACGGTGGGGGCGATTGAGTTCCTGGGGGTCATCGGTGTGGCGGCGTTTGGGGTACGGGATCGGCGCAATCTGGCGGCGTTGGTGTTGGCCGTCGGGGGTGTGGCCGCTTTGGTGGAGGTGCGGGTTGTGGACGCGCCGTTGGGGTTTGGGTTCGCGTTCGCCAATTGTGTGTTGTTCGTGGGGTATGTGGTTGTGGGGCATCGGGTGGCGAACGCGGGTGGGATCGGGGTGGCGGATCGCTTGGCGGTCGCGATGGTGGTGGCGGCCGTGGTGGCCACTCCGTTCGGGGTGGGGGAGGCGGTTCCGGCGTTGCTGGATCCGGGGTTGTTGGGTGCGGGGGTGGCGGCGGGGGTGTGTTCGTCGGTGATCCCGTATCTGTGCGATCAGGTCGTGATGGCCCGGGTGAGTCGGCCGAGTTTCGCGACGATGTTGTGCCTGCTTCCGGCCAGCGCCACGGTGGTGGGGCTTGTGGTCTTGGTGCAGTGGCCGAGTGTGGTGGAACTGTTGGGGGTCGGGTTGGTGGTCGTGGGGGTCGCGTTGCATCGTCCGGGGTCGTGA